A genomic region of Mesobacillus jeotgali contains the following coding sequences:
- a CDS encoding RecQ family ATP-dependent DNA helicase, whose amino-acid sequence MELKRYLKKHFKFEEFRPGQEETIESVLKVRHTISMLPTGTGKSLCYQLPGYLVDGPVLIVSPLLSLMQDQVEQMMAMGEKRVIALNSFLSPQQKAKALEELERFRFIFISPEMLGIESVLNRIRKLSLSLFVVDEAHCISQWGYDFRPDYLKLGEFREKLGQPLTLALTATASKEVRKDIAEKLHLGDWNEVVYSVDRPAISLALEFASAFQDKLDRVVELVKYLKGPGIIYFSSKKVAEQTAMHMREKGIKNTMAYHGGLDSESRVLIQQQFINGQLDVVCATSAFGMGINKENVRYVIHFHMPMQIESYLQEIGRAARDGRDSIAILIYSPGDEQLAYQLAEGELPDQYQIERLFAFLIDNQIAYKDLADRAEDLSVICGFTEIQWRIVEDYLCNIEALDYKMDKQSLLQLIENRLEVKNTKIKKMLGWIHTRECKRKVILEMFGEELQERPRNCCISCGIEMDHYKETEPSSELSPAAVDWKQELAAILLMRERI is encoded by the coding sequence ATGGAGTTAAAAAGATATTTAAAAAAGCATTTTAAGTTCGAGGAGTTCCGTCCAGGGCAGGAAGAAACGATTGAATCCGTTTTAAAAGTAAGACATACGATCTCTATGTTGCCAACTGGAACGGGAAAGTCCCTGTGCTACCAACTTCCGGGCTATCTAGTGGACGGGCCGGTCTTGATTGTTTCACCGCTGCTGTCCCTCATGCAGGATCAGGTTGAGCAAATGATGGCAATGGGTGAAAAGAGAGTGATTGCCTTGAATTCCTTTTTGTCACCACAGCAAAAGGCCAAAGCCCTGGAAGAACTTGAAAGGTTTCGGTTTATTTTCATATCTCCAGAAATGCTCGGGATTGAATCTGTATTGAATCGGATCAGGAAATTGTCTTTATCACTGTTCGTTGTGGATGAGGCACACTGTATCTCTCAATGGGGATACGATTTTAGGCCGGACTACCTCAAGCTTGGAGAATTCAGGGAGAAGCTTGGACAACCATTGACGCTTGCGCTAACAGCCACGGCGTCAAAAGAAGTTCGAAAGGATATTGCCGAAAAGCTCCATTTAGGAGATTGGAATGAGGTTGTCTATTCTGTAGACCGCCCTGCTATTTCACTAGCTTTGGAGTTTGCATCTGCCTTTCAGGATAAGCTGGACCGGGTAGTTGAGCTGGTGAAATATTTAAAGGGGCCAGGGATTATTTATTTTTCCAGCAAAAAAGTCGCTGAGCAAACTGCAATGCATATGAGAGAAAAAGGAATCAAGAATACCATGGCATATCATGGTGGACTGGACTCAGAAAGCCGGGTCCTCATACAGCAGCAATTCATCAATGGTCAACTTGACGTCGTATGTGCTACCAGCGCTTTTGGAATGGGAATCAATAAAGAAAATGTCCGGTATGTGATTCATTTTCACATGCCTATGCAAATAGAGTCCTACCTTCAGGAAATAGGAAGAGCGGCAAGAGATGGCCGCGATTCAATTGCCATCCTGATATACTCGCCAGGAGACGAACAACTTGCTTATCAGCTCGCTGAAGGTGAGCTCCCTGATCAATATCAGATTGAAAGGCTGTTTGCATTTTTAATCGATAACCAAATTGCTTATAAAGATCTTGCCGACCGCGCCGAAGACCTATCAGTGATATGCGGCTTCACCGAGATTCAATGGAGGATTGTCGAAGATTACCTCTGTAATATTGAAGCGCTGGATTATAAGATGGATAAACAGAGTCTCCTCCAATTGATCGAAAATCGCTTGGAGGTTAAAAATACCAAAATTAAGAAGATGCTTGGTTGGATTCATACCAGGGAATGTAAGAGGAAAGTTATTTTGGAAATGTTCGGCGAAGAATTGCAAGAACGGCCACGGAATTGCTGCATCAGCTGTGGAATAGAAATGGACCATTATAAAGAAACCGAACCATCCAGTGAACTATCGCCAGCTGCGGTGGACTGGAAGCAGGAATTGGCTGCAATCCTATTGATGAGAGAGCGGATATAA
- a CDS encoding spore coat associated protein CotJA gives MSTHRRVWYPYASPFDPCPPIKAKTYSTPPNLFLGFQPPNLEQFTPMQALRTGTLWKVFYDPWYSPYEAPREDDHS, from the coding sequence TTGTCTACACATAGAAGAGTATGGTATCCGTACGCCAGTCCCTTCGATCCTTGTCCGCCCATTAAGGCAAAAACATACTCTACACCGCCAAATTTATTTCTGGGCTTTCAGCCGCCGAATCTAGAACAGTTCACTCCAATGCAAGCACTAAGAACAGGGACACTGTGGAAGGTTTTTTATGATCCTTGGTATTCGCCATACGAAGCTCCAAGGGAGGATGATCACTCATGA
- a CDS encoding LysM peptidoglycan-binding domain-containing protein has product MNKEKPIRDQAERLRKKVERKSEHTVEKKESLPPRSEMHKQKQKKTKVKVKYPVIRLMALFFILLPISFFSIISYLDGTKMPLNKSLERAGVEMINVESRDDGKGEDQVEDQEAPSYEEIADPKEIDVVAAGPAPSSNGDKNTAEASGDSDDKEGGNLTASAESENEQADTEGTKPTGEAESASGEKIVYHTVKPNETLFRVAMTYYKSQEGIPIIKKANNIQGNEIQAGQVLKIPIKN; this is encoded by the coding sequence GTGAATAAGGAAAAACCTATAAGGGACCAGGCGGAGAGGCTGAGAAAGAAAGTAGAGCGCAAATCTGAGCATACTGTTGAGAAAAAGGAATCCCTTCCTCCAAGAAGTGAGATGCACAAGCAAAAACAGAAAAAAACCAAGGTCAAAGTAAAATATCCTGTCATAAGGTTGATGGCTCTGTTTTTCATCTTGCTGCCTATTTCTTTTTTTAGCATTATCTCGTATTTGGATGGCACTAAGATGCCTTTGAATAAGTCGCTGGAACGTGCCGGAGTGGAAATGATCAATGTGGAAAGTCGGGATGATGGAAAAGGTGAGGACCAAGTAGAAGACCAAGAGGCACCATCTTATGAAGAAATTGCTGATCCAAAGGAAATCGATGTTGTGGCAGCCGGGCCTGCTCCATCAAGCAACGGGGACAAAAACACTGCGGAAGCCTCTGGTGACAGTGATGATAAAGAAGGCGGAAACTTAACAGCTTCTGCCGAGTCTGAGAATGAGCAAGCAGACACAGAAGGCACCAAACCAACAGGTGAAGCCGAATCCGCAAGCGGTGAAAAGATCGTTTATCATACTGTCAAACCGAATGAAACATTATTCAGAGTGGCGATGACATATTATAAATCCCAGGAAGGCATCCCAATCATAAAAAAAGCTAACAACATCCAGGGAAATGAAATTCAGGCAGGACAAGTGTTAAAGATACCTATCAAAAATTAG
- a CDS encoding CPBP family intramembrane glutamic endopeptidase: MKDEYRETVAGLTEKELLFHLVATQILLLTISTILGMILFDSLTEFKGLFIWGDWNILSIGLVAGLAVVALDFTLMKYLPKSYYDDGGLNERIFRNRSVFQIMLIAAMVAISEEILFRGVIQTNTGLIISSLIFAVVHYRYLFNWFLFTNIILLSFLIGYIYMMTNNLVVTIVMHFIIDFILGLIIKFRTQATIGGTDSE; the protein is encoded by the coding sequence ATGAAAGATGAATATAGGGAAACTGTGGCAGGGCTTACTGAAAAAGAACTGCTTTTCCACTTAGTTGCTACGCAAATTTTACTATTAACGATTTCAACTATATTAGGTATGATATTGTTTGATAGCTTGACTGAATTCAAAGGATTATTTATTTGGGGCGATTGGAACATTTTATCGATTGGGTTAGTTGCTGGTCTGGCAGTCGTGGCTTTGGACTTCACCCTTATGAAATATCTGCCAAAGTCGTACTATGACGATGGAGGTTTGAACGAAAGAATATTTAGAAATAGAAGTGTATTTCAAATCATGCTTATTGCGGCGATGGTAGCAATCAGTGAGGAAATCCTTTTTAGGGGAGTCATTCAGACAAACACAGGGTTGATCATATCTAGCCTGATTTTCGCAGTAGTTCATTACCGCTATCTGTTTAATTGGTTTTTGTTTACTAATATCATTTTATTGAGTTTCTTGATTGGCTATATTTATATGATGACAAATAATCTAGTTGTAACCATTGTGATGCATTTTATCATTGATTTTATTTTAGGTTTGATCATTAAATTCAGGACTCAAGCAACAATTGGGGGTACAGACAGTGAATAA
- a CDS encoding MerR family transcriptional regulator, with translation MGNGAGKYNIKAVSKMLGIQPGTLRAWERRYQMIAPVRNESGHRLYTEEHVEILRWLISKINQGFTISQAVSLLENSALSVEKAEVPKRDMVDEIGDKLLTALLDFNSAKAHELINQAFSLFTIDKTVIDLLGPILIKVGDLWEEGSITTAHEHFASSFIRSRIEGLSNSFPHNSFLPKSIAVCGPGERHELGLLIYTLYLRRKGFEVVFLGTSLAENDLEVVVEKVKPKFLFLSCTLDENREATLKLAEEINIIFPDLFIGLGGIAIDSMPLEQQEEYQENIVGMTRAEWEKWLKKRIDQFK, from the coding sequence ATGGGGAACGGCGCAGGAAAATATAATATTAAAGCAGTATCCAAAATGCTTGGTATTCAGCCCGGGACACTTAGGGCTTGGGAGAGAAGATATCAGATGATTGCCCCTGTCAGAAATGAATCCGGTCATCGATTGTATACCGAGGAGCATGTAGAAATTTTGCGGTGGCTGATCTCAAAAATAAATCAAGGCTTTACCATCAGCCAGGCTGTGTCTTTGCTTGAAAATTCAGCTTTATCAGTGGAAAAGGCTGAAGTGCCTAAAAGGGACATGGTTGATGAGATTGGAGACAAGCTGTTGACTGCACTTCTTGACTTCAATAGTGCCAAAGCTCATGAATTGATTAACCAGGCCTTCAGTTTGTTTACAATTGACAAAACTGTTATTGATTTATTAGGCCCGATTTTGATTAAGGTGGGCGATTTGTGGGAAGAGGGAAGTATAACGACTGCACATGAGCATTTTGCTTCGTCATTTATACGTTCGAGAATTGAAGGATTATCAAATTCATTTCCGCACAATTCATTCCTGCCAAAGTCAATTGCTGTATGCGGGCCTGGAGAAAGACATGAACTAGGTTTATTAATCTATACATTGTACTTAAGGCGAAAAGGATTTGAGGTAGTCTTCCTGGGCACAAGCCTTGCTGAGAATGATCTTGAGGTAGTGGTGGAAAAGGTGAAACCAAAGTTCCTCTTCTTATCCTGCACTCTTGATGAAAATAGAGAAGCAACTTTGAAGCTTGCCGAGGAGATTAATATAATCTTTCCAGATCTTTTTATAGGGCTCGGTGGTATTGCAATTGACTCGATGCCGTTAGAGCAGCAGGAAGAATATCAAGAGAACATTGTAGGCATGACAAGAGCGGAATGGGAAAAATGGTTGAAAAAGCGCATTGATCAATTTAAATAA
- a CDS encoding cell wall-active antibiotics response protein, translating to MAQMKTIGDLKILLPEKQAPMKTIGDLKILVPEK from the coding sequence ATGGCTCAAATGAAGACGATTGGTGACCTAAAAATCCTGTTGCCAGAAAAACAGGCTCCAATGAAGACGATTGGTGACCTAAAAATCCTGGTGCCAGAAAAATAG
- a CDS encoding manganese catalase family protein gives MWLYEKKLQYPVKVSTCNPMLAKFLVEQYGGADGELAAALRYLNQRYTIPDKVIGLLTDIGTEEFAHLEMIATMIYKLTKDATPEQMKQAGLDAHYANHDSALFYHNAAGVPWTASYIAAKGDPIADLYEDIAAEEKARATYQWIINMSDDPDLNDGLRYLREREIIHSQRFREAVEILKDEQGKKRVF, from the coding sequence ATGTGGCTTTATGAAAAAAAATTGCAATATCCCGTAAAAGTTAGCACCTGTAACCCCATGCTCGCTAAATTCCTGGTAGAGCAATATGGCGGTGCTGACGGAGAGCTGGCTGCAGCACTTCGATACTTAAACCAGCGTTATACTATTCCTGATAAAGTAATCGGGTTATTGACTGATATTGGTACAGAAGAATTCGCTCACTTGGAAATGATCGCCACAATGATTTACAAATTAACTAAGGACGCAACACCTGAGCAAATGAAGCAGGCTGGACTAGACGCACACTACGCTAACCATGATAGTGCTCTTTTCTATCATAATGCCGCAGGCGTGCCATGGACTGCATCCTATATCGCTGCTAAAGGTGATCCGATTGCAGACCTGTATGAAGATATTGCTGCGGAAGAAAAGGCAAGGGCTACTTATCAATGGATTATCAATATGAGCGATGACCCTGACCTGAATGATGGATTACGATACCTCAGGGAACGCGAAATCATCCACTCCCAACGCTTCCGTGAAGCAGTGGAAATTCTCAAGGATGAACAAGGAAAAAAGCGAGTATTCTAA
- a CDS encoding YpdA family putative bacillithiol disulfide reductase: MNKEDVIIVGGGPCGLAAAIALKKKGLNPLIIEKGNIVNAIYNYPTHQTFFSSSEKLAIGDVPFITENLKPKRNQALVYYREVVKREKLRINKYERVTEIVKRQESVFEVTTDKQKYTSENIVIATGYYDNPNFMGIPGEQLEKVSHYFKEAHPFFDMDVAVIGGKNSSVDAAIELEKAGARVTVLYRGAEYSPSIKPWVLPEFEALVRSGVVDMVFSADVKEITEDSIVYDQEGQTVKLKNDHVFAMTGYRPDHAFLEKMGVKIEADTGRPYFNPETMETNVPGIFIAGVIAAGNNANEIFIENGRFHGGQIADAISNRK; encoded by the coding sequence ATGAATAAGGAAGATGTCATCATTGTCGGGGGTGGCCCATGTGGTCTTGCTGCCGCTATTGCACTGAAGAAAAAGGGATTGAATCCGCTTATCATCGAAAAAGGAAATATCGTGAATGCGATTTATAATTATCCAACCCACCAGACATTTTTTAGCAGCAGTGAAAAGCTTGCCATTGGCGATGTCCCCTTCATAACCGAGAACCTTAAACCAAAGCGTAATCAAGCGCTCGTTTATTACCGGGAAGTCGTCAAGCGGGAAAAGCTCAGAATCAATAAATATGAGAGGGTCACAGAAATAGTAAAAAGACAAGAATCTGTCTTTGAGGTGACAACAGATAAACAGAAATACACCTCGGAAAATATCGTCATCGCCACCGGTTATTATGATAATCCTAATTTCATGGGTATCCCGGGCGAACAGCTGGAAAAGGTCTCACACTACTTCAAGGAGGCACATCCTTTCTTTGACATGGATGTTGCAGTCATTGGCGGAAAAAACTCAAGCGTGGATGCTGCGATAGAGTTAGAGAAGGCGGGGGCGAGAGTAACAGTCCTATACCGAGGAGCAGAATATTCGCCAAGCATCAAACCGTGGGTGCTGCCAGAATTCGAAGCACTAGTTAGATCTGGCGTTGTTGATATGGTATTTAGTGCAGATGTCAAAGAAATCACTGAAGACTCCATTGTTTATGATCAGGAAGGCCAGACGGTAAAATTGAAAAATGACCATGTATTTGCGATGACTGGTTACCGGCCGGACCACGCCTTTCTTGAGAAAATGGGCGTGAAAATTGAGGCAGATACAGGCCGGCCATATTTTAACCCTGAGACAATGGAAACGAATGTACCAGGAATATTTATTGCCGGAGTAATTGCTGCAGGGAATAATGCAAACGAAATATTCATCGAAAATGGACGCTTCCATGGCGGACAGATTGCGGATGCAATATCGAATAGAAAATAG
- a CDS encoding genetic competence negative regulator has translation MRLERLTTNKIKIFLTIDDLSDRGLTKEDIWKDSLKWHQLFHDMLEEASEEFDLDIIGSVAVEIFSLHAQGMVMIVTMIEQDEDEEQFDDGIIEMQVTVDGSEDILFEFENVEDVIQLAKRLLDSGIEGGSLHFMNDHYYLLMNGILPDETNKTVSLMAEYGVPSILSIHRLLEYGNEIMEERAVESLVHYFMK, from the coding sequence ATGCGCTTGGAACGATTAACCACTAATAAAATTAAGATATTCCTTACGATAGATGATTTATCCGACCGGGGATTGACCAAAGAGGATATATGGAAGGATTCGTTGAAGTGGCATCAGCTTTTTCACGATATGCTTGAGGAAGCCAGCGAAGAATTCGATTTGGATATCATCGGTTCAGTTGCAGTGGAAATTTTTTCATTGCATGCCCAGGGGATGGTCATGATCGTCACAATGATCGAACAGGATGAAGATGAGGAGCAGTTTGATGATGGGATTATCGAAATGCAGGTCACGGTCGATGGAAGCGAAGACATTTTGTTTGAATTCGAAAATGTCGAGGACGTGATCCAGCTGGCAAAAAGACTCTTGGACTCCGGTATTGAAGGAGGCAGCCTGCATTTTATGAATGACCATTATTACTTGCTTATGAATGGAATATTGCCTGATGAGACCAATAAGACGGTGTCATTAATGGCAGAATACGGAGTTCCATCAATATTGAGCATCCATAGACTGCTCGAATATGGGAACGAGATTATGGAAGAACGTGCAGTCGAAAGCCTTGTCCATTATTTTATGAAATAA
- a CDS encoding Glu/Leu/Phe/Val family dehydrogenase, which yields MVAANGNENPNKEDKHDVLRSTQTVIHKALEKLGYPDEVFELLKEPLRMMTVKIPVRMDDGSVKVFTGYRAQHNDAVGPTKGGIRFHPNVTEKEVKALSIWMSLKCGIVDLPYGGGKGGIVCDPRDMSFRELERLSRGYVRAISQIVGPTKDIPAPDVFTNSQIMAWMMDEYSRIDEFNSPGFITGKPLVLGGSHGRESATAKGVTICIREAAKKKGIELEGARVVVQGFGNAGSYLAKFMHDAGAKIIGISDAYGALHDPEGLDIDYLLDRRDSFGTVTKLFNNTITNKELLELDCDILVPAAIENQITEENAHNIRASIVVEAANGPTTLEATEILTERGILLVPDVLASAGGVTVSYFEWVQNNQGYYWTEEEVEDKLEKVMVKSFDSIYDTAQTRRVDMRLAAYMVGVRKMAEASRFRGWI from the coding sequence ATGGTAGCCGCAAACGGTAATGAAAATCCAAATAAAGAAGACAAACATGACGTCTTACGATCTACACAAACTGTTATTCACAAGGCTTTGGAAAAACTCGGATACCCTGATGAGGTTTTTGAGCTTTTAAAGGAGCCGCTCAGGATGATGACAGTGAAAATTCCTGTCAGAATGGATGACGGATCTGTTAAAGTCTTTACTGGCTACCGGGCGCAGCACAATGATGCAGTGGGTCCAACAAAGGGAGGAATACGTTTCCATCCAAACGTAACGGAGAAAGAGGTAAAAGCCTTATCAATCTGGATGAGCTTGAAATGTGGCATTGTCGATCTGCCATACGGCGGTGGAAAAGGCGGGATTGTTTGTGATCCTCGCGATATGTCGTTCAGGGAACTGGAAAGATTGAGCCGAGGATATGTCCGTGCGATCAGCCAGATCGTAGGACCAACAAAAGACATCCCGGCACCTGATGTTTTTACGAACTCGCAGATTATGGCTTGGATGATGGATGAATATAGCCGTATAGATGAATTTAACTCTCCAGGATTCATTACAGGCAAGCCGCTGGTACTCGGTGGTTCACATGGTCGTGAATCGGCAACAGCAAAAGGGGTTACGATTTGTATCCGTGAAGCTGCAAAGAAAAAGGGAATCGAGCTTGAAGGTGCAAGAGTTGTCGTCCAGGGATTCGGTAATGCCGGAAGCTACTTAGCTAAGTTCATGCATGATGCTGGAGCTAAAATCATCGGAATATCTGATGCTTACGGTGCGCTTCATGATCCAGAAGGACTTGATATCGACTACTTGCTTGACCGTCGAGACAGTTTTGGGACAGTAACCAAATTATTCAATAATACAATTACTAATAAAGAATTGTTGGAACTTGATTGTGACATCCTTGTTCCAGCTGCGATAGAAAATCAGATTACTGAAGAAAATGCCCACAATATCAGGGCTAGTATCGTCGTTGAGGCTGCAAACGGCCCAACAACGCTGGAAGCAACAGAAATCCTTACAGAACGCGGTATCCTGCTTGTGCCGGACGTCCTTGCCTCCGCTGGTGGAGTAACAGTTTCTTACTTTGAATGGGTACAAAACAATCAGGGGTATTATTGGACGGAAGAAGAAGTCGAAGACAAGCTTGAAAAGGTTATGGTTAAATCCTTTGACAGCATCTATGATACAGCCCAGACACGCAGAGTAGACATGCGTCTTGCTGCTTATATGGTCGGTGTCCGCAAAATGGCTGAAGCTAGCCGCTTCAGGGGCTGGATTTAA
- a CDS encoding spore coat protein CotJB codes for MKQLPKEFYAAMEELQAVDFVLVDLTLYLDTHPEDYEAINQFNHFAKERRRLKKVVESMYGPLQQYGNSYSGYPWNWDDAPWPWQI; via the coding sequence ATGAAGCAGTTGCCAAAGGAATTTTATGCTGCCATGGAAGAACTTCAGGCTGTAGATTTTGTTCTTGTAGACCTCACACTGTACTTAGACACCCATCCAGAGGATTATGAAGCCATCAACCAATTCAATCATTTCGCAAAAGAAAGGCGCCGGCTAAAGAAGGTAGTTGAAAGCATGTATGGACCCCTCCAACAATATGGAAATAGCTATTCTGGATATCCATGGAACTGGGATGACGCTCCTTGGCCTTGGCAGATCTAA
- a CDS encoding CBS domain-containing protein has translation MFVKSIMIPKYKCITVQQDETLQSVLEKLDGNEIDGVPVLDGDKYVGVVTRHGIYQKFFNTGGQKDEFLQSKYAKDILTLQDQILHGIEVFETTLVKLKDIPLMAVIDENGKFQGAVTRSDALDQFQSAFGVHREGVRIAFTSVETEGRIARLADIAHQFHEHIISLVTFDETDKLVRRIVMKIEKKDNIDKFVKKLEESGFRILDIHEV, from the coding sequence ATGTTTGTTAAAAGTATTATGATACCGAAGTACAAATGCATTACTGTACAACAGGATGAGACATTGCAAAGTGTGTTAGAAAAGTTGGATGGTAATGAGATTGATGGAGTTCCAGTATTGGATGGTGACAAATATGTAGGCGTCGTCACGAGACATGGAATTTATCAGAAATTCTTTAATACCGGTGGACAGAAGGATGAATTTCTACAAAGCAAATATGCGAAGGATATCTTGACTCTACAGGATCAAATCCTTCATGGTATTGAGGTTTTCGAAACAACATTGGTGAAATTGAAAGATATTCCGTTAATGGCGGTAATAGATGAGAATGGGAAATTCCAGGGAGCTGTAACCCGCTCTGATGCTCTGGATCAGTTCCAGAGTGCTTTTGGTGTACATAGAGAGGGTGTCAGGATTGCGTTTACTTCTGTAGAAACGGAAGGCCGTATCGCAAGGCTGGCTGATATTGCTCACCAGTTCCATGAACATATTATCTCGTTGGTTACTTTTGATGAGACAGACAAGCTTGTCCGCAGAATTGTCATGAAGATAGAAAAGAAAGACAACATTGACAAATTTGTCAAGAAGCTGGAAGAGTCAGGATTCCGCATTCTTGATATTCATGAAGTTTGA
- a CDS encoding metallophosphoesterase: protein MDLIYFIIGMLLIGSFLLLYMYRQAFTDRVLNQEIRLKEFPESFGSVKIFFISDIHKRIIQDSIINEVKGKADLVVIGGDLAEKGVPLERVSANIEKLKTIAPVFFVWGNNDYEFNSHELDSLLYHLGVKVLDNTAVKFESGTGDVLHILGIDDLGLGKSRLDLAISDADEEGFRILVSHNPAIVNSLKPEYNISLVLSGHTHGGQIRVFGFGPYELGGIKMKNGATVLTSNGYGTTGVPLRLGARAETHLLTLVADSKTAD, encoded by the coding sequence ATGGATTTGATTTATTTTATAATCGGAATGCTGCTGATCGGCAGCTTCCTTCTACTATATATGTATCGCCAGGCCTTTACAGACAGAGTGCTGAATCAGGAAATCCGGTTGAAGGAATTTCCGGAGAGCTTTGGGTCTGTCAAAATCTTTTTTATATCAGATATCCATAAGAGGATTATTCAAGATTCAATAATCAACGAGGTGAAAGGAAAGGCCGACCTTGTGGTTATTGGAGGAGATCTCGCGGAAAAAGGCGTTCCTTTGGAGAGGGTGTCTGCCAATATAGAAAAATTAAAAACGATTGCCCCAGTATTCTTCGTCTGGGGAAACAATGATTATGAATTCAACTCACATGAACTAGACTCACTGCTTTACCACCTGGGTGTTAAAGTACTAGACAACACAGCAGTGAAATTTGAATCGGGTACTGGGGATGTATTGCATATTTTAGGCATTGATGACTTAGGTCTTGGTAAAAGCAGGCTGGACCTGGCAATAAGTGATGCGGATGAAGAAGGATTCCGGATTCTTGTAAGCCATAACCCCGCCATCGTTAACAGTCTCAAGCCAGAGTACAATATTAGCCTCGTCTTAAGCGGGCATACACATGGGGGGCAGATCAGGGTATTCGGGTTTGGTCCTTATGAATTAGGTGGTATTAAAATGAAGAATGGTGCAACGGTGCTCACCAGTAATGGGTATGGCACAACTGGTGTGCCTCTTAGACTTGGAGCCAGAGCTGAGACCCATCTACTTACATTGGTTGCGGATTCCAAAACAGCAGATTGA
- a CDS encoding YpbF family protein has translation MEQEIENLDDRTDPATKRMLQNVIDRKKKFDRYKSRHLMSVWVTIGLISIYFYYLYITVLKPYSYSFAEIFSVYVQNSANLYFLILTVGTYGLMILFKEKREKAEKEYQALRCEIVDRSKDLWKKEEEWKNRHIVFDMMKKKFDINLFHENK, from the coding sequence ATGGAACAGGAAATCGAGAACCTGGATGATCGTACGGATCCTGCAACTAAAAGGATGCTTCAGAATGTAATTGACCGGAAGAAAAAGTTTGACCGGTATAAATCCCGCCATCTTATGTCAGTATGGGTGACGATTGGGTTGATATCTATCTATTTCTACTATCTTTATATTACGGTGTTAAAGCCGTATTCTTATTCTTTCGCTGAGATTTTTTCGGTGTATGTCCAGAATTCCGCGAATTTATATTTTCTCATCTTGACTGTCGGGACATATGGGTTGATGATCCTGTTTAAGGAGAAGCGTGAAAAGGCAGAGAAAGAATACCAGGCGCTTCGTTGTGAAATAGTAGACCGAAGTAAGGATTTATGGAAAAAAGAAGAAGAGTGGAAGAACCGCCATATAGTGTTTGATATGATGAAGAAAAAGTTTGATATTAATTTGTTTCACGAAAATAAATAG